The Culex pipiens pallens isolate TS chromosome 2, TS_CPP_V2, whole genome shotgun sequence DNA window gtttttgtttttgtttttgtttttgtttttgtttttgtttttgtttttgtttttggttttggttttggttttgtttttgtttttgtttttgtttttgtttttgtttttgtttttgtttttgtttttgtttttgtttttgtttttgtttttgtttttgtttttgtttttgtttttgtttttgtttttgtttttgtttttgtttttgtttttgtttttgtttttgtttttgtttttgtttttgtttttgtttttgtttttgtttttgtttttgtttttgtttttgtttttgtttttgtttttgtttttgtttttgtttttgtttttgtttttgtttttgtttttgtttttgttttttgtttttgtttttgtttttgtttttgtttttgtttttgtttttgtttttgtttttgtttttgtttttgtttttgtttttgtttttgtttttgtttttgtttttgtttttgtttttgtttttgtttttgtttttgttttttgtttttgtttttgtttttgtttttgtttttgtttttgtttttgtttttgtttttgtttttgtttttgtttttgtttttgtttttgtttttgtttttgtttttgtttttgtttttgtttttgtttttgtttttgttatttttggataTTAAAAATACGTCTTCAATGTTTGAAACCAAACAAGTTTGATAAACATTTGTTTGCTGTTTCGATACGCCAGAAACAGCTGATAAAACAAGCAAACATGGGATTGTTTACTCGCTATCACTAATGAAGGTGTCGATGTGGCGTCAGCAAAAAGTTTTGCATTTCTAAATGACTGgaaaggtaaaaaaacacgatgcTTTAATGAATAATACATTGACAACTTCATTAAAAGGCTGGGAAGGACGACCTCgtcaattctagattaaaaaaaaaataccagtgCTGTGGaatctgactccgactccggctcctgAAAATTCAATTACTCCGAATTCAACTTCAATTAAGGCTTCACGAGGTTAGTCAACTCCACCTAATACTTCAGCTCACTTACTTCACAGCCTGAATTACCTGTTGGATTCTTATTTTGACACGACGGGCGTTTTTTTGCTCTTCAGAATTTTAGATGCCCTCGTAAATTCTTGATTTCGCCGATTTCTGTACCCGGTCGGGATGGACGTGCTGGACGCGAACTTCCGCTGGAACTGGCGCACTTCGCTGTCGCTGGGCTGCCTCGTTACTTATTTTAGCTTTCTGGTTTACACGGTGTACGTCTATTGGGGTGAACTCATGCTGACGATGGAGGCATTTTCGATCACTGGGATTGGGGTGCAGGGGATCTTCAAGATGCGCAGTGGGTTCAAGTACTTTGACTTTTTCAACCAACGGTATCGACTGCTGAAGGCACTTCATGCAAGAAATAGTTGCCACCAGGAGAATAATCGGGCGCTGGTGTTTTGCTGTCTGCTAATTGGGGTGATCTTCAAGGTGTTCTTCATCGCTTATTTGATTTCGGGGACTGGATTTCTGCTGATTCCGATGTACATGTACGTGATGCACAACGAAAAGCTGATGGTCCTTAAGGTGAACGTCCCCGGATTCGACCCGACGAATCAGGTGGGATTTTTGGTTACCACGGGATATCATACGTTGTTGATCTTCATGGCTATTGCTGGGATTCTGGCGTCGGATTTGGGCATCATGTTGATCGTGCTGCACATCGTTGGGATCGCCGATGTGTTCAAGAACGGGTTGAAAGAGTTGGATGAACTACTGACGGATGAGGATCGCACTGACGAGGAAGTGCACGAGAAAGTGCTGGAGATTTGCATTATGCACCGGGAGTTGATCGTGTACGAAGAGGAGCTCGACTCTTGCTATGCTACGATAGTGTTTGTTCAAGTTATCACATCGGTAGCTTGTTTGGTGCTGTCTCTCTTCATATTCTACGTCACCCAGAATATCGGCTCTGGGTTGTTTATAATTGCTGCGTTTTTTCAACTGCTCGAATTTTGTATGCTTGGAACTGCGCTGACCATTAAGGTAAGATACCCTACCCGTCTTAAGGTATAAAACGCATAAATGTTCATGTTATAGAATGAGGAAATTCTGCTGGCCCTGTACGACGTCCGCTGGAACGCGCTGTCCAACCAGCAGAGAAAAATGTGGCAATTTTTGCTGCATCGGTCGCAAAATGCCGTCGAAATGACTATCGGTGGGGTGGCACTGCTCAATATGGAGACGTTTGTTGaggtaaattttgaagcaatttgttaTAGTcaagattattttcatttttgttttacagATAATAAAGACCATTTACTCCTACTTTGCAATGATGGTACAATTTGTTGAATAAATTTCTGTGGGtttccttaaaataaatttcaatttcaatgaaaaagttaGTTGAGTTCTCCCTCATCAGCACAGAATCATCATCATAATATTTTCTTTTCCTTAGATCAGATATCTTCTCCATTTTCCACCAACCTGAACCTGCGATTGCATCTCTAACGATGCAACTGCTGCTGCTCTTTCGTTATCACAAAACTTCGAGGGTAATGATGCGAAACGAACTCATCCCATCCCTCTTAGACCGTACTCCATCATCGATCTTTCCTTGCATTCCTCCCTCATTTCCTGGGAAAACATCGGAATTGCAGCCCCCCTCTCTTTCCCATTATGGGGCAAATATTTCAGCGGAATAGTTTTCCAACTCATCATATTTTTCTTGGAAAACTGTTTGTGCTCGTGCATCTCTGCGAGCGTGTGTTCGAATGTGAAAAGTTTCACTTGGAAtcgtctttgaaaaatattaattttcccCGGCAGCGGCAATGGCTGTTGCTCGTCACCACTTTTCCTCCAATTGCAATGCTTCGAAATCAAACAAATAGAATTTTTCGATTGCCACCATCAAACATTTCCCACCACGTGaaagaaaaatgagaaaatgagaatatgaagaagaaaaaaactttcacttgtTCCAAACTCTGACAATCGGGGAATGCTCGAACACATGTGGTGATAAAAATATGTGGAAAATTCGTtcggaaaatattttcttttcgtCCCCTGCTGAAAACTTCCAAATCCACGTCAAAAGAGATCCTGCACGTCAGTTTGTTCCCATTTtctatttgatttttcattgtCTTTTCACTCTGTCTAGTGATTTTTCAGCCGCCTGAACTGAAGTTTATATTAGACAGCGGAACTTTTCCTTTTTGTCGGCACTCGCTCAGCATGTGAGCGTGAATGGTTTGTGCCTGGTGCTGattattgtggaaaattttggataaattttttgaaaaatctttaaactacttaagaaataacaataaaatacaaaaatacaaaaatacaaaaatacaaaaatacaaaaatacaaaaatacaaaaatacaaaaatacaaaaatacaaaaatacaaaaatacaaaaatacaaaaatacaaaaatacaaaaatacaaaaatacaaaaatacaaaaatacaaaaatacaaaaatacaaaaatacaaaaatacaaaaatacaaaaatacaaaaatacaaaaatacaaaaatacaaaaaaacaaaaatacaaaaatacaaaaatacaaaaatacaaaaatacaaaaatacaaaaatacaaaaatacaaaaatacaaaaatacaaaaatacaaaaatacaaaaatacaaaaatacaaaaatacaaaaatacaaaaatacaaaaatacaaaaatacaaaaatacaaaaatacaaaaatacaaaaatacaaaaatacaaaaatacaaaatacaaaaatacaaaaatacaaaaatacaaaaatacaaaaatacaaaaatacaaaaatacaaaaatacaaaaatacaaaaatacaaaaatacaaaaatacaaaaatacaaaaatacaaaaatacaaaaatacaaaaatacaaaaatacaaaaatacaaaaatacaaaaatacaaaaatacaaaaatacaaaaatacaaaaatacaaaaatacaaaaatacaaaaatacaaaaatacaaaaatacaaaaatacaaaaatacaaaaaatacaaaaatacaaaaatacaaaaatacaaaaattcaaaaatacaaaaatacaaaaatacaaaaatacaaaaatataaaaatacaaaaatacaaaaatacaaaaatacaaaaatacaaaaatacaaaaatacaaaaatacaaaaatacaaaaatacaaaaatacaaaaatacaaaaatacaaaaatacaaaaatacaaaaatacaaaaatacaaaaatacaaaaatacaaaaatacaaaaatacaaaaatacaaaaatacaaaaatacaaaaatacaaaaatacaaaaatacaaaaatacaaaaatacaaaaatacaaaaatacaaaaatacaaaaatacaaaaatacaaaaatacaaaaatacaaaaatacaaaaatacaaaaaaaaaaaaacaaaaatacaaaaatacaaaaatacaaaaatacaatacataattcgatagcggtgtgctctaatgttctaactgaaaattgggccaaaatgagttaatgatgccatcttttagctaattaaattccctacaaaacgcttctaacagatctgaaaaattcgtttcctacgcggagatatcgccttgcaaccatttgtactaactgacattttcgaacgcatcatggatgtgctctcttatttttcatcatggcttgaccttttgaaaacacgcaaatccataaaattacgattacactataatattatggtaaattgccaggtgtccttactagtttgagcaatattatggagcactattttggaaggcaaatagcacaagtgtgcacatttggaagcgagaaggaattatcagttaggtgaagtgtgttaaaatggtttcgtggagtagtttttttttgtttggacgaccCATTGATTAGGATTAGTGTACTTAGGTTCTGTAGGctagtttaaaatgttgttacgtagttttctttgcatggacgacccctgcagttgtactaagagtgcacaacgacttgaagaatgtttcaaattggacttttgggttggggaaaaatgttgttacgtcgttttttttttcatggacgaccccttcagttgtgctaagagtgcacaacgacttgaagaatgtttaaaattgacttttaggttgggctaagtgggtaatgggttgggaaaaatgttgtaacgtcgttttttttcatggacgaccccttcagttgtgctaggagtgcacaacgacttgaagaatgtttcaaattggacttttgggttgggctaagtgggtaatgggttggggaaaaatgttgttacgtcgtttttttttcatggacgaccccttcagttgtgctaggagtgcacaacgacttgaagaatgtttcaaattagacttttgggttgggctaagtgggtaatgggttggagaaaaatgttgttacgtcgtttttttcatggacgacccctacagttgtgctaagagtgcacaacgacttgaagaatgtttaaatttgacttttaggttgggctaagtgagtaatgggttggggaaaaatgttgttacgtcgtttttttttcatggacgaccccttcagttgtgctaagagtgcacaacgacttgaagaatgtttcaaagtggacttttaggttgggctaagtgggtaatgggttggggaaaaatgttgttacatcgttttttttcatggacaaccccttcagttgtgctaggagtgcacaacgacttgaagaatgtttcaaactggacttttgggttgggctaagtgggcattgggttggggaaaattattgttacgtcgtttttttttgcatggacgaccccttcagttgtgctaggagtgcacaacgacttgaagaatgtttcaaattggacttttgggttgggctaagtgagtaatgggttgggggaAAATGCTGTtaagtcgttttttttcatggacgacccctacagttgtgctaagagtgcacaacgacttgaagaatgtttaaatttgacttttaggttgggctatgtgagtaatgggttgggaaaaaatgttgttacatcgttttttttcatggacgacccctgcagttgtgctaggagtgcacaacgacttgaagaatgtttcaaactggacttttgggttgggctaagtgggcattgggttggggaaaattattgttacgtcgtttttttttgcatggacgaccccttcagttgtgctaggagtgcacaacgacttgaagaatgtttcaaattggacttttgggttgggctaagtgggtaatgggttggggaaaaatgttgttacgtcgttttttttcatggacgacccctacagttgtgctaagagtgcacaacgacttgaagaatgtttaaatttgacttttaggttgggctaagtgagtaatgggttggggaaaaatgttgttacgtcgtttttttttcatggacgaccccttcagttgtgctaagagtgcaaaacgacttgaagaatgtttcaaagtggacttttaggttgggctaagtgggtaatgggttgggaaaaatgttgttacgtcgttttttttcatggacgaccccttcagttgtgctaggagtgcacaacgacttgaaaaatgtttcaaattggacttttgggttgggctaagcggGCAAtgagttggggaaaattattgttacgtcgtttttttgcatggacgacccctaaagttgagctaagcgtgcacaacgacatgaagaatgtttcaaattggacttttgagttgggctacTATACAATATTATatcattttaacagaatttagagtcatagagacgcacctgagaaatggtaaaatccgtaaaaaaaatactttcacccCCACTAACAATacgtagtatttttttgcataaacgaaccctgcagttaagctgagagtggacaacgacttaaagaatcttttcaatttggtcttttgggttggaacccacttgtaaaatgttgttacgtagctGAAACTTTGCATACATGTTTCCTGTACAATATAGCTCAtacaaaatcccatacaaagtacttaaaaagataaaaaaaaaactcacgacccacttagcccaaccaaaaatccaatttaatattcttcaagtcgatGTGCACTCTTAgttcaactgcaggggtcgtccatgcaaaaaaacgacgtaacaacatttttccccaacccattacccacttagcccaacccaaaagtcaaatttaatattcttcaagtcgttgtgcactcttagctcaactgcaggggtcgtccatgcaaaaaaaacgacgtaacaacatttttccccaacccattacccacttagcccaacccaaaagtcaaatttaatattcttcaagtcgttgtgcactcttagctcaactgcaggggtcgtccatgcaaaaaaaaaaacgacgtaacaacatttttccccaacccattactcacttagcccaacctaaaagtcaaatttaaacattcttcaagtcgttgtgcactcttagctcaactgcaggggtcgtccatgcaaaaaaaacgacgtaacaacatttttccccaacccattacccacttagcccaacccaaaagtcaaatttaatattcttcaagtcgttgtgcactcttagctcaactgcaggggtcgtccatgcaaaaaaaacgacgtaacaacatttttccccaacccattacccacttagcccaacccaaaagtcaaatttaatattcttcaagtcgttgtgcactcttagctcaactgcaggggtcgtccatgcaaaaaaaacgacgtaacaacatttttccccaacccattacccacttagcccaacccaaaagtcaaatttaatattcttcaagtcgttgtgcactcttagctcaactgcaggggtcgtccatgcaaaaaaaacgacgtaacaacatttttccccaacccattacccacttagcccaacccaaaagtcaaatttaatattcttcaagtcgttgtgcactcttagctcaactgcaggggtcgtccatgcaaaaaaaacgacgtaacaacatttttccccaacccattacccacttagccaaacccaaaagtcaaatttaatattcttcaagtcgttgtgcactcttagctcaactgcaggggtcgtccatgcaaaaaaaacgacgtaacaacatttttccccaacccattacccacttagcccaacccaaaagtccaatttgaaacattcttcaagtcgttgtgcactcttagctcaactgcaggggtcgtccatgcaaaaaaaaacgacgtaacaacatttttccccaacccattacccacttagcccaacctaaaagtcaattttaaacattcttcaagtcgttgtgcactcttagcacaactgcaggggtcgtccatgcaaaaaaaaatgacgtaacaacatttttccccaacccattacccacttagcccaacccaaaagtcaaatttaatattcttcaagtcgttgtgcactcttagctcaactgcaggggtcgtccatgcaaaaaaaacgacgtaacaacatttttccccaacccattacccacttagcccaacccaaaagtccaatttgaaacattcttcaagtcgttgtgtactcttagctcaactgcaggggtcgtccatgcaaaaaaaaacgacgtaacaacatttttccccaacccattacccacttagcccaacctaaaagtcaattttaaacattcttcaagtcgttgtgcactcttagcacaactgcaggggtcgtccatgcaaaaaaaaatgacgtaacaacatttttccccaacccattacccacttagcccaacccaaaagtcaaatttaatattcttcaagtcgttgtgcactcttagctcaactgcaggggtcgtccatgcaaaaaaaacgacgtaacaacatttttccccaacccattacccacttagcccaacccaaaagtccaatttgaaacattcttcaagtcgttgtgcactcttagctcaactgcaggggtcgtccatgcaaaaaaaaaacgacgtaacaacatttttccccaacccattacccacttagcccaacctaaaagtcaattttaaacattcttcaagtcgttgtgcactcttagcacaactgcaggggtcgtccatgcaaaaaaaaatgacgtaacaacatttttccccaacccattacccacttagcccaacccaaaagtcaaatttaatattcttcaagtcgttgtgcactcttagctcaactgcaggggtcgtccatgcaaaaaaaacgacgtaacaacatttttccccaacccattacccacttagcccaacccaaaagtccaatttgaaacattcttcaagtcgttgtgtactcttagctcaactgcaggggtcgtccatgcaaaaaaaaacgacgtaacaacatttttccccaacccattacccacttagcccaacctaaaagtcaattttaaacattcttcaagtcgttgtgcactcttagcacaactgcaggggtcgtccatgcaaaaaaaaatgacgtaacaacatttttccccaacccattacccacttagcccaacccaaaagtcaaatttaatattcttcaagtcgttgtgcactcttagctcaactgcaggggtcgtccatgcaaaaaaaacgacgtaacaacatttttccccaacccattacccacttagcccaacccaaaagtccaatttgaaacattcttcaagtcgttgtgcactcttagctcaactgcaggggtcgtccatgcaaaaaaaaacgacgtaacaacatttttccccaacccattacccacttagcccaacct harbors:
- the LOC120421043 gene encoding uncharacterized protein LOC120421043, with the protein product MIFSSFSLIFSHARIITTILNDAGVTTSLNTEFLAQSGSLAKDSRSKHTNNAKNKTDGEPKPTTTTTVRIRLSRPGWEKRRATPAAWMHTLCITKYFIIFLSLELSIILVMDIFFLVYTVYVYWGELMLTMEAFSITGIGVQGIFKMRSGFKYFDFFNQRYRLLKALHARNSCHQENNRALVFCCLLIGVIFKVFFIAYLISGTGFLLIPMYMYVMHNEKLMVLKVNVPGFDPTNQVGFLVTTGYHTLLIFMAIAGILASDLGIMLIVLHIVGIADVFKNGLKELDELLTDEDRTDEEVHEKVLEICIMHRELIVYEEELDSCYATIVFVQVITSNEEILLALYDVRWNALSNQQRKMWQFLLHRSQNAVEMTIGGVALLNMETFVEFQVPI